In Xenopus tropicalis strain Nigerian chromosome 5, UCB_Xtro_10.0, whole genome shotgun sequence, one genomic interval encodes:
- the d2hgdh gene encoding D-2-hydroxyglutarate dehydrogenase, mitochondrial isoform X1 yields the protein MSTNHFVPLSALAFAPGAYVNESLYVTAKLKRMAFSGLYMALKKSRTAWALTRILHTNKSPWGVAFLSSSCPRMSVGPMEPPFTADHYSVSRLPFPDVTSEDLNFFQRLLPGRVVTDEDDLKRYNIDWLRTVRGNSKLLLRPQNTEEVSKILKYCNDRNLAVSPQGGNTGLVGGSVPVFDEIILSTALMDQVTSFDQVSGTLVCQSGCILESLNQYLEGQGYIMPLDLGAKGSCHIGGNLATNAGGLRVLRYGSLRGTVLGLEAVLPDGSILNCLNSLRKDNTGYDLKQLFIGSEGTLGVITAVSILCPRKPKSVNLALLGCESFSRVLQVFTLCRDHLGEILSAYEFQDLESMRVVQTHLKLSNPLQESAFYILIETAGSCEQHDEEKLNAFLAKALESGLVESGTVATDQGKIKSLWALRERITEALAHDGYVYKYDLSIPVEKLYALVEETRARLGTSARRVVGYGHLGDGNLHLNITSETYSESLLAALEPFVYQWTAGHSGSISAEHGLGFKKRDHIYYSKSSEAVQLMQRLKKMLDPKGIMNPYKTIPQAD from the exons ATGAGCACTAACCATTTtgttccccttagtgctctagcatttGCACCTGGGGCATATGTTAATGAGTCTCTTTATGTCACTGCAAAACTAAAG AGAATGGCCTTTTCTGGGCTTTACATGGCACTCAAGAAGAGCAGGACAGCATGGGCACTGACAAGAATCCTGCATACCAACAAGTCACCATGGGGAGTTGCTTTTTTGTCTTCAAGCTGTCCTCGTATGAGTGTGGGCCCCATGGAACCCCCTTTCACAGCAGATCATTATAGCGTGTCCCGTTTGCCATTTCCAGATGTCACCTCTGAAGATCTCAACTTCTTCCAGCGTTTGCTTCCAGGCAGGGTTGTCACTGATGAAGATGACTTGAAAAGATACAATATAGATTGGCTACGCACCGTGAGAG GTAACAGCAAGCTCCTCCTAAGGCCTCAAAATACAGAGGAGGTTTCCAAAATTTTGAA GTATTGCAATGACAGGAATCTGGCAGTAAGTCCTCAGGGAGGGAATACTGGATTAGTTGGAGGCAGTGTCCCAGTGTTTGATGAGATCATACTTTCCACTGCCCTTATGGACCAAGTCACTAGTTTTGACCAGGTTTCTG GTACCCTGGTCTGCCAGTCTGGGTGTATTCTGGAGTCACTAAACCAGTACCTTGAAGGACAAGGATATATAATGCCACTTGATCTTGGGGCAAAGGGAAGTTGTCACATTGGAGGCAACTTAGCCACTAATGCTGGTGGTCTAAGAGTCCTTAGATACGGTTCACTAAGAGGGACAGTCCTGGGGCTAGAAGCG GTGCTTCCTGATGGTTCGATCCTAAACTGCCTCAACTCACTGCGTAAAGACAACACAGGCTATGATCTGAAGCAGCTATTCATTGGCTCTGAAGGGACTCTAGGAGTAATAACAGCTGTATCCATCCTCTGCCCTCGAAAGCCCAAATCTGTCAATTTAGCATTGCTGG GATGTGAAAGTTTCTCTAGAGTCCTGCAAGTCTTCACTCTCTGCAGGGATCACCTTGGGGAGATTCTGTCTGCGTACGAGTTCCAGGACTTGGAGTCTATGAGAGTGGTCCAGACACACCTGAAGCTGAGTAACCCTCTGCAAG AAAGTGCATTCTACATATTAATAGAAACAGCTGGCTCCTGTGAGCAACATGACGAGGAGAAGCTCAATGCATTTTTGGCTAAAGCTCTGGAATCTGGACTGGTGGAATCAGGCACAGTGGCTACGGACCAAGGCAAAATAAAG TCTCTATGGGCCCTACGAGAGCGTATCACAGAGGCTCTTGCTCATGATGGCTATGTGTACAAATATGACCTGTCCATACCTGTGGAGAAGCTGTATGCCTTGGTGGAAGAAACAAGGGCTCGATTAGGCACATCTGCTCGAAGAGTGGTTGGCTATGGGCATTTAG GTGATGGGAACTTGCACTTAAATATCACATCTGAGACATACAGCGAGTCTTTATTGGCTGCTTTGGAGCCCTTTGTTTATCAATGGACAGCTGGACACAGTGGCAGCATCAGTGCAGAACATGGCTTGGGTTTCAAAAAGAGAGATCATATCTACTACAGCAAATCCAGTGAGGCGGTGCAACTAATGCAAAGACTCAAAAAGATGCTGGATCCAAAGGGCATCATGAATCCTTACAAAACCATACCACAAGCTGACTAA
- the d2hgdh gene encoding D-2-hydroxyglutarate dehydrogenase, mitochondrial isoform X2, whose protein sequence is MAFSGLYMALKKSRTAWALTRILHTNKSPWGVAFLSSSCPRMSVGPMEPPFTADHYSVSRLPFPDVTSEDLNFFQRLLPGRVVTDEDDLKRYNIDWLRTVRGNSKLLLRPQNTEEVSKILKYCNDRNLAVSPQGGNTGLVGGSVPVFDEIILSTALMDQVTSFDQVSGTLVCQSGCILESLNQYLEGQGYIMPLDLGAKGSCHIGGNLATNAGGLRVLRYGSLRGTVLGLEAVLPDGSILNCLNSLRKDNTGYDLKQLFIGSEGTLGVITAVSILCPRKPKSVNLALLGCESFSRVLQVFTLCRDHLGEILSAYEFQDLESMRVVQTHLKLSNPLQESAFYILIETAGSCEQHDEEKLNAFLAKALESGLVESGTVATDQGKIKSLWALRERITEALAHDGYVYKYDLSIPVEKLYALVEETRARLGTSARRVVGYGHLGDGNLHLNITSETYSESLLAALEPFVYQWTAGHSGSISAEHGLGFKKRDHIYYSKSSEAVQLMQRLKKMLDPKGIMNPYKTIPQAD, encoded by the exons ATGGCCTTTTCTGGGCTTTACATGGCACTCAAGAAGAGCAGGACAGCATGGGCACTGACAAGAATCCTGCATACCAACAAGTCACCATGGGGAGTTGCTTTTTTGTCTTCAAGCTGTCCTCGTATGAGTGTGGGCCCCATGGAACCCCCTTTCACAGCAGATCATTATAGCGTGTCCCGTTTGCCATTTCCAGATGTCACCTCTGAAGATCTCAACTTCTTCCAGCGTTTGCTTCCAGGCAGGGTTGTCACTGATGAAGATGACTTGAAAAGATACAATATAGATTGGCTACGCACCGTGAGAG GTAACAGCAAGCTCCTCCTAAGGCCTCAAAATACAGAGGAGGTTTCCAAAATTTTGAA GTATTGCAATGACAGGAATCTGGCAGTAAGTCCTCAGGGAGGGAATACTGGATTAGTTGGAGGCAGTGTCCCAGTGTTTGATGAGATCATACTTTCCACTGCCCTTATGGACCAAGTCACTAGTTTTGACCAGGTTTCTG GTACCCTGGTCTGCCAGTCTGGGTGTATTCTGGAGTCACTAAACCAGTACCTTGAAGGACAAGGATATATAATGCCACTTGATCTTGGGGCAAAGGGAAGTTGTCACATTGGAGGCAACTTAGCCACTAATGCTGGTGGTCTAAGAGTCCTTAGATACGGTTCACTAAGAGGGACAGTCCTGGGGCTAGAAGCG GTGCTTCCTGATGGTTCGATCCTAAACTGCCTCAACTCACTGCGTAAAGACAACACAGGCTATGATCTGAAGCAGCTATTCATTGGCTCTGAAGGGACTCTAGGAGTAATAACAGCTGTATCCATCCTCTGCCCTCGAAAGCCCAAATCTGTCAATTTAGCATTGCTGG GATGTGAAAGTTTCTCTAGAGTCCTGCAAGTCTTCACTCTCTGCAGGGATCACCTTGGGGAGATTCTGTCTGCGTACGAGTTCCAGGACTTGGAGTCTATGAGAGTGGTCCAGACACACCTGAAGCTGAGTAACCCTCTGCAAG AAAGTGCATTCTACATATTAATAGAAACAGCTGGCTCCTGTGAGCAACATGACGAGGAGAAGCTCAATGCATTTTTGGCTAAAGCTCTGGAATCTGGACTGGTGGAATCAGGCACAGTGGCTACGGACCAAGGCAAAATAAAG TCTCTATGGGCCCTACGAGAGCGTATCACAGAGGCTCTTGCTCATGATGGCTATGTGTACAAATATGACCTGTCCATACCTGTGGAGAAGCTGTATGCCTTGGTGGAAGAAACAAGGGCTCGATTAGGCACATCTGCTCGAAGAGTGGTTGGCTATGGGCATTTAG GTGATGGGAACTTGCACTTAAATATCACATCTGAGACATACAGCGAGTCTTTATTGGCTGCTTTGGAGCCCTTTGTTTATCAATGGACAGCTGGACACAGTGGCAGCATCAGTGCAGAACATGGCTTGGGTTTCAAAAAGAGAGATCATATCTACTACAGCAAATCCAGTGAGGCGGTGCAACTAATGCAAAGACTCAAAAAGATGCTGGATCCAAAGGGCATCATGAATCCTTACAAAACCATACCACAAGCTGACTAA
- the d2hgdh gene encoding D-2-hydroxyglutarate dehydrogenase, mitochondrial isoform X3: MDQVTSFDQVSGTLVCQSGCILESLNQYLEGQGYIMPLDLGAKGSCHIGGNLATNAGGLRVLRYGSLRGTVLGLEAVLPDGSILNCLNSLRKDNTGYDLKQLFIGSEGTLGVITAVSILCPRKPKSVNLALLGCESFSRVLQVFTLCRDHLGEILSAYEFQDLESMRVVQTHLKLSNPLQESAFYILIETAGSCEQHDEEKLNAFLAKALESGLVESGTVATDQGKIKSLWALRERITEALAHDGYVYKYDLSIPVEKLYALVEETRARLGTSARRVVGYGHLGDGNLHLNITSETYSESLLAALEPFVYQWTAGHSGSISAEHGLGFKKRDHIYYSKSSEAVQLMQRLKKMLDPKGIMNPYKTIPQAD, translated from the exons ATGGACCAAGTCACTAGTTTTGACCAGGTTTCTG GTACCCTGGTCTGCCAGTCTGGGTGTATTCTGGAGTCACTAAACCAGTACCTTGAAGGACAAGGATATATAATGCCACTTGATCTTGGGGCAAAGGGAAGTTGTCACATTGGAGGCAACTTAGCCACTAATGCTGGTGGTCTAAGAGTCCTTAGATACGGTTCACTAAGAGGGACAGTCCTGGGGCTAGAAGCG GTGCTTCCTGATGGTTCGATCCTAAACTGCCTCAACTCACTGCGTAAAGACAACACAGGCTATGATCTGAAGCAGCTATTCATTGGCTCTGAAGGGACTCTAGGAGTAATAACAGCTGTATCCATCCTCTGCCCTCGAAAGCCCAAATCTGTCAATTTAGCATTGCTGG GATGTGAAAGTTTCTCTAGAGTCCTGCAAGTCTTCACTCTCTGCAGGGATCACCTTGGGGAGATTCTGTCTGCGTACGAGTTCCAGGACTTGGAGTCTATGAGAGTGGTCCAGACACACCTGAAGCTGAGTAACCCTCTGCAAG AAAGTGCATTCTACATATTAATAGAAACAGCTGGCTCCTGTGAGCAACATGACGAGGAGAAGCTCAATGCATTTTTGGCTAAAGCTCTGGAATCTGGACTGGTGGAATCAGGCACAGTGGCTACGGACCAAGGCAAAATAAAG TCTCTATGGGCCCTACGAGAGCGTATCACAGAGGCTCTTGCTCATGATGGCTATGTGTACAAATATGACCTGTCCATACCTGTGGAGAAGCTGTATGCCTTGGTGGAAGAAACAAGGGCTCGATTAGGCACATCTGCTCGAAGAGTGGTTGGCTATGGGCATTTAG GTGATGGGAACTTGCACTTAAATATCACATCTGAGACATACAGCGAGTCTTTATTGGCTGCTTTGGAGCCCTTTGTTTATCAATGGACAGCTGGACACAGTGGCAGCATCAGTGCAGAACATGGCTTGGGTTTCAAAAAGAGAGATCATATCTACTACAGCAAATCCAGTGAGGCGGTGCAACTAATGCAAAGACTCAAAAAGATGCTGGATCCAAAGGGCATCATGAATCCTTACAAAACCATACCACAAGCTGACTAA